GACTATATAGTATGGTATCCAACACATGAAGTAAACCATTACAACAATACCCAAAGTTGTTTCTGCCTTTCTTTGTGACCTGCTGACACCTGTGACAGAATTTACAACCTTGGCCTGATGTTTTGCAACACAGAATATTTTCACATATATAAACATGATTACCGAAGAAGGGGCAACAAAAGTGACTATGAGGTCCGTGACAACATGTTCAAATTTAAAAGAAACTGTACAGTCTCCGTAACACTTGTCATGTGTCTCTGGGTAAAACATAGTATTAGATAAGATAATGACAGAATATATACTAGAACATAGCCAGTTTATAATAATGCAAAAAACAACTTTATCAGTTGTGACCCTTACTGTGTATCTCAAAGGGTCACTCACAGCAATGTAACGATCTACAGATATAAAGACTAAATTACCAAGAGATGCTGAAACAACCAtaaaagcaataaataaaaatatagaacAGAATGTCTCTCCAAAGTACCAGCATGATTCTATGAATGTGATGCCCATTAATGGTATAACAATCAGTCCCACAATCAGGTCAGCCACAGCCAGAGAGAGAATGAGCATGTTGGTTGGAGTGTGAAGCTGCTTGAAGTGAGAGATGGAGATGATCACCAGCAGGTTCAAAAACACAGTGAACACTGAcaataaagaaatgaaaatgtacaaaatgGCATATTCCACTTCATGTTTGATTTCTTTGAAACATGACAAACTGTTGTTTGGAAAGCAATACTGGATTTCTTGAATGTTGTCCTCCATGTTGTTTCTGTCAAATATCTTCCAGAATTGATTATATCCCCATATATAGCCTGGCCCTGTTCACTCATCAAAAGACCTCCTTGAAGCTATAGTACAGCTTTCAGCTTTTTGTTAACCTTCACTgatttaaactttaatttataTGTACAGAAAAAGGGACATCCCATTATGTGAGGTGTGAATATACTGCATTAAACCCACCTACTATTTAAGTATTCATAGCATTTAGAAATGAACTGAATTACTGTATGTTTAATGTTCTAGTTCTGAGCctgtcataaaatacaataattgAAATGTAACAGTGTAAATGGGACATACTAAAAGTAAGTCCGAGCCATGACTGCATTCTTATGAGAGCAAGACAATAATTTAGtatcaaaataattttaatagttttaaaatatgattactgtgtatttataaatatacaagtattaaatcagcactaggtaacttttcaaccttcataatatattttcatcgAATATACTTATGATGATACAtcaacttacaataggttgaatgacacatctgccatagcttgatggggtctgtatcatttttaatcgtacttttaatcttcgggtttcgggtagtaacccgagaacaaaaagaacgtctcaggttacgtatgtaaccctagttccctgagggaacgagacgctgcgtcgaaacgctgtgagaacgcctctgcgttaatgcgtcgtgaagcgcctgtagaaccattccatcggaaaaaagatcgatcgtcggcgtgatgacgtcatcgaccggaagctataaagcgtccgtgaaaacaaacaggaactaacttctgataaagcctgaagtaagtgatcacggacacgccgggagtatggcagagcgacgcagcgtctcgttccccctcagggaactagggttacatacgtaacctgagacgttccctttcggggaactcgagctgcgtcgaaacgctgtgagagcgcttatacccacatcgccataggaccaagtgtctcgtatgtgtgaagccgaagcacacacggttacgagagaacctgcgccccaacagtagatgccaggtctagttcatagaacctgacgaaggttaaaggagacgaccatccggccgcgttacaaatatcgtggagggaagcccccgacaagagtgcttttgaagcagccatacccctggttgaatgcgcccggacagccagtggagacggctgcccggccgcttcataagcaagtgagatggcctcgaccacccacttgctcatcctctgcttggatactggagcccccttcttagggggtccgaaacagacaaataattggtc
The window above is part of the Pseudorasbora parva isolate DD20220531a chromosome 23, ASM2467924v1, whole genome shotgun sequence genome. Proteins encoded here:
- the LOC137062428 gene encoding trace amine-associated receptor 13c-like: MEDNIQEIQYCFPNNSLSCFKEIKHEVEYAILYIFISLLSVFTVFLNLLVIISISHFKQLHTPTNMLILSLAVADLIVGLIVIPLMGITFIESCWYFGETFCSIFLFIAFMVVSASLGNLVFISVDRYIAVSDPLRYTVRVTTDKVVFCIIINWLCSSIYSVIILSNTMFYPETHDKCYGDCTVSFKFEHVVTDLIVTFVAPSSVIMFIYVKIFCVAKHQAKVVNSVTGVSRSQRKAETTLGIVVMVYFMCWIPYYIVTLIGGNESSVEFNVTCWILYINSCMNPLIYALFYKWFRITAKHIVTLKILKPSSEYLSLNL